The Kineothrix sp. MB12-C1 genome includes a window with the following:
- a CDS encoding carbohydrate ABC transporter permease yields the protein MKKKLTLGQKHNLTGWTFLTPAVILIVIMSFLPMVQALILSFKTGIGANMSYTGITNYMRMFKDAVFMQSLKNNFFYLIIQVPIMLILALVLASMLNNKDLKFKGLFRTAIFLPCATSLVSYAIIFRSLFAVDGFVNNVLIDLGFLHTGYNFLGHPFSARIIIIIALVWRWTGYNMVFYLAGLQNIEYSIYEAAKIDGASPFQSFRKITVPLLKPTILLTAIMSTNGTLQLFDESMNLTNGGPANATITMSHYIYNVSFKYVPNFGYAASMSYLILILVAVLAFVQMKVGDKRD from the coding sequence ATGAAAAAGAAATTGACTTTAGGACAAAAGCATAATTTAACGGGATGGACCTTCTTAACACCTGCGGTAATTCTAATTGTAATTATGAGCTTTCTTCCAATGGTTCAAGCACTCATTTTGTCTTTTAAGACTGGTATAGGCGCAAATATGTCCTATACAGGAATTACTAATTATATGCGGATGTTTAAGGATGCAGTTTTTATGCAGTCCTTGAAGAACAATTTTTTCTACCTGATCATCCAAGTGCCGATTATGCTCATTTTGGCACTTGTACTGGCATCTATGCTCAACAATAAGGATTTGAAATTTAAAGGGTTGTTCCGTACGGCGATTTTCCTCCCTTGCGCCACATCCCTCGTATCCTATGCGATTATATTCCGCTCTTTATTTGCGGTGGATGGTTTTGTAAATAATGTTTTGATCGATCTCGGTTTTTTACATACAGGCTATAATTTTCTGGGGCATCCTTTTAGCGCAAGGATTATCATTATTATTGCCCTTGTATGGAGATGGACGGGATACAACATGGTGTTTTATCTGGCAGGACTACAGAATATTGAATATTCCATCTATGAAGCAGCCAAGATAGATGGTGCTTCTCCTTTCCAGAGCTTTCGTAAGATTACGGTTCCTCTTTTGAAGCCGACCATTCTTCTTACGGCAATTATGTCTACAAATGGCACCTTACAATTGTTTGACGAATCGATGAATTTAACGAACGGCGGACCGGCTAATGCGACGATTACTATGTCACATTATATTTATAACGTATCCTTTAAATATGTGCCGAACTTCGGATATGCGGCATCCATGTCTTATCTGAT
- a CDS encoding sulfite exporter TauE/SafE family protein yields MDQLMIFAAISAFFVKGMCGFANTLVFTTMTSFRYPNIDITPVELIVGYPTNLVIAWKERKNTDIKIWLFPAILVCLGSIPGMLFLKNANAQHIKLIFGMIVMILGAEMLVREYYAGRGKSSKAVLFLIGALSGLISGLYGIGALLAAYMSRTTKNSGAFKGNICIVFMIENTFRIIIYLLSGIINKEVFVKAAYLMPFMAVGLAGGLMVSGFMPEKIIKRLVIIMLIISGAALVIKNISV; encoded by the coding sequence ATGGACCAACTTATGATATTTGCAGCAATAAGTGCCTTTTTCGTAAAAGGGATGTGTGGATTCGCCAATACGCTTGTATTTACGACGATGACTAGCTTTCGATACCCTAATATAGATATTACGCCGGTAGAGCTTATCGTGGGATATCCGACCAATCTCGTTATTGCATGGAAGGAAAGGAAGAATACGGATATAAAAATATGGCTCTTTCCGGCGATACTCGTATGCCTGGGAAGTATTCCCGGAATGTTGTTTCTAAAGAATGCAAATGCACAGCACATAAAGCTGATTTTTGGAATGATAGTTATGATTCTCGGAGCAGAGATGCTCGTTAGAGAGTATTATGCGGGACGAGGCAAATCTTCCAAAGCGGTACTTTTTCTCATCGGCGCTCTTTCCGGCCTCATCAGTGGTTTATATGGAATCGGTGCTCTTCTTGCTGCTTATATGAGCAGGACAACGAAAAATAGCGGTGCCTTTAAAGGAAATATTTGTATCGTATTTATGATAGAAAATACTTTCCGGATTATTATTTATCTATTGTCCGGAATTATCAATAAAGAGGTTTTTGTAAAAGCGGCCTATCTTATGCCATTCATGGCGGTGGGGCTGGCCGGAGGCTTAATGGTATCGGGTTTTATGCCTGAGAAGATAATAAAACGGCTTGTTATTATTATGCTCATTATTTCCGGTGCAGCATTAGTTATAAAAAACATTTCGGTATAG
- a CDS encoding ABC transporter substrate-binding protein — translation MKKKLVSAILTAALSVSLLAGCGGSSETANSEITATTKESNTEAVSDVETSNEDTQDASAEAAGEEKLTVWCWDPAFNINAMNKAAELYQKDHPNFVLEVLETPWEDVQTKLTTAATSGNLDTLPDILLMQDAAFQKNVISYPNAFTNLTDKLDYSQFSSGKVSFSTVDGMNFGVPFDNGAVIASYRTDLLEQAGFTISDFENITWSEFIEKGKVVLEKTGKPMLSCVGGESDIIVMMLQSAGGGFFNDENLAQIVDNAILEEVMSTYAELVKSGVLVEVNDWDSYIGTLNSGTVAGTMAGCWIMASIQAADDQAGNWAITNMPRLDNAATATNYANQGGSSWAITSNCKNIDLAVDFMGSTFGGSVEFYESILDTGAIACYLPAGESDMYGKANDFFGGDAVYAKIIEFAGNIPECETGVYFYEARDAVATAITNIVSGSDVASELQMAQDTVNFSMGR, via the coding sequence ATGAAGAAAAAACTTGTAAGTGCCATTTTGACGGCAGCATTATCCGTTTCCTTATTGGCAGGCTGCGGGGGGAGCTCCGAGACGGCAAATTCTGAAATCACAGCTACGACAAAGGAAAGCAATACAGAGGCAGTTTCAGATGTAGAAACATCTAACGAAGACACACAAGACGCTTCCGCGGAAGCGGCAGGTGAAGAGAAACTGACGGTATGGTGCTGGGATCCGGCATTTAATATCAATGCGATGAACAAGGCGGCAGAACTTTATCAGAAAGACCATCCGAACTTTGTTCTCGAAGTGCTGGAGACACCGTGGGAAGATGTACAGACGAAGTTGACAACAGCAGCAACTTCGGGCAATCTCGATACTCTGCCCGATATTCTGTTAATGCAGGATGCCGCTTTCCAGAAGAATGTTATCAGCTATCCCAATGCATTTACGAACTTAACGGATAAATTGGACTACAGTCAGTTTTCTTCCGGTAAGGTGAGTTTTTCCACAGTGGATGGAATGAACTTCGGTGTTCCTTTCGATAACGGTGCGGTAATTGCATCCTACAGAACGGATTTATTGGAACAGGCAGGCTTCACCATTTCTGACTTTGAAAATATTACATGGTCCGAGTTCATTGAAAAAGGAAAAGTAGTTCTTGAGAAGACGGGTAAACCAATGCTTTCTTGTGTGGGTGGAGAATCCGATATTATCGTTATGATGCTTCAGTCTGCAGGAGGCGGCTTCTTTAACGATGAAAACCTGGCACAGATTGTAGATAATGCAATTTTGGAAGAGGTTATGAGTACCTATGCTGAATTGGTAAAAAGCGGTGTTCTCGTGGAAGTGAATGACTGGGATTCCTATATCGGTACTTTGAACAGCGGAACAGTTGCCGGAACAATGGCCGGATGTTGGATTATGGCTTCTATCCAGGCGGCAGATGATCAGGCAGGAAATTGGGCAATAACCAATATGCCGAGATTAGATAATGCAGCGACGGCAACAAATTATGCGAATCAAGGTGGATCTAGCTGGGCAATTACATCGAATTGCAAGAACATTGACCTTGCAGTAGATTTTATGGGTTCCACATTCGGCGGAAGCGTAGAATTCTATGAATCCATTTTGGATACAGGAGCCATTGCATGTTACTTACCGGCTGGTGAAAGCGATATGTACGGAAAGGCGAATGATTTCTTCGGTGGAGATGCCGTATATGCGAAGATTATCGAATTTGCAGGAAACATTCCCGAATGTGAAACAGGCGTTTATTTCTATGAAGCTCGCGATGCGGTTGCGACAGCAATTACCAATATCGTTTCAGGCTCAGATGTGGCAAGCGAATTGCAGATGGCTCAAGATACCGTTAACTTCTCGATGGGAAGGTAA
- a CDS encoding LacI family DNA-binding transcriptional regulator, whose product MKKIQAGDIDQTTGKERSIMDNKKMSYAEIAQKLGVSRTTVSRAMSGKGRIGKETKKMIREYAVNVCGYPDLFFEEKKDMTNNIALVIPSNWRLIDLPFFQRCMIGITEIAMLNNYDTIIVMAGDRDVGSLERIVNNHKADGYVLARTYVDDVFVKYLKEAKVPFVTIGSIDDPEVIQIDNDHEEACRDMVSTMVLRGMRKIAMIGNNRSHMVTNARFNGYCSGLEDNHIGVNPDYVFLDVHNKLKAEKIVDEIIMKKIDGILCMDDTLCRWILTKLRREHMRVPGQVKVASCYDSEVLEDYTPSITSIRFDAIELGSVACKVLLDLIQGNRVDIRTLLGYEIIFRDSTK is encoded by the coding sequence ATGAAGAAGATACAGGCGGGAGATATCGATCAGACGACCGGAAAGGAGCGCAGCATTATGGATAATAAGAAGATGAGTTATGCGGAGATTGCGCAGAAGTTGGGTGTGTCAAGAACGACTGTTTCTCGGGCTATGTCGGGAAAAGGGCGTATCGGCAAAGAAACAAAAAAGATGATACGGGAATATGCAGTTAATGTTTGTGGTTATCCGGACCTGTTCTTCGAAGAAAAAAAGGATATGACGAATAATATTGCGCTGGTCATCCCCAGTAACTGGCGGCTTATTGATTTGCCCTTCTTTCAGAGGTGCATGATAGGGATTACGGAGATTGCCATGTTGAATAATTATGACACAATCATTGTCATGGCCGGAGACAGGGATGTGGGAAGCCTTGAAAGGATTGTAAATAATCATAAGGCAGACGGCTATGTGCTTGCCAGAACCTACGTGGATGACGTGTTTGTGAAATACTTAAAAGAAGCTAAAGTTCCCTTTGTGACCATTGGAAGTATTGATGATCCTGAGGTCATACAAATCGATAATGATCACGAAGAGGCGTGCAGGGATATGGTCTCTACAATGGTTCTAAGGGGAATGCGCAAGATTGCGATGATTGGCAATAACAGAAGCCATATGGTTACGAATGCAAGATTCAATGGCTATTGCTCGGGGCTGGAGGACAACCATATCGGAGTAAATCCTGATTATGTATTTTTAGATGTGCATAATAAGCTCAAGGCGGAGAAAATAGTGGATGAGATCATTATGAAAAAGATTGATGGTATACTCTGTATGGATGATACGTTATGCAGGTGGATTTTAACGAAGCTGCGGCGGGAACATATGCGAGTACCGGGGCAGGTGAAGGTTGCTTCTTGCTATGATAGTGAAGTATTGGAAGATTATACGCCTTCTATTACATCCATTCGCTTTGATGCGATTGAGCTTGGCAGCGTAGCATGTAAGGTTTTATTGGATTTGATTCAGGGTAACCGTGTGGATATTAGGACGCTTTTGGGATATGAGATTATTTTCAGAGATTCGACAAAGTAG
- a CDS encoding LacI family DNA-binding transcriptional regulator — protein MDKSVGIAKREEITGKLTIKDVAESLGVSESTVSRAISGKGRIGEATRKKVFDYIEKHNYMPGINSNGLISGRTHNIAWVMPGDCDTVEIPFFQHCMLGLLEVVETFSYHLIVTVSGWSDISHLEHLVNNRKVDGVVLARTNVDDLAIKFLKEKGIPFLTIGSYDDNEVIQIDHDHRSACEELTSMLLLKGYQRVGLIGGSRKLIVNLNRYQGYADALTKVGKVPNSSLIYMDVENYVAAEIAVEELLRKEVECILCMDDAICLYVLNKLHKEMIEVPRHMKVSSFYNSNLLESHIPAVSSIEFDARELGRNAGKILIDYMEGKAVETKNLLGYEIGLKESTKSN, from the coding sequence GTGGACAAAAGTGTGGGTATAGCGAAACGAGAAGAAATTACCGGGAAGTTAACAATTAAAGATGTGGCAGAAAGCTTGGGAGTTAGCGAAAGCACTGTATCCAGAGCGATTTCGGGTAAGGGGCGAATCGGTGAAGCCACAAGAAAAAAGGTATTTGACTATATCGAAAAGCATAATTATATGCCGGGAATTAATTCAAATGGATTGATTTCCGGAAGAACTCATAATATTGCGTGGGTAATGCCCGGGGATTGTGACACGGTAGAGATTCCCTTTTTTCAACATTGTATGCTGGGCCTTTTGGAGGTAGTGGAAACTTTCTCCTATCACCTTATCGTTACGGTAAGCGGCTGGAGTGATATATCTCACCTGGAACATTTGGTGAATAACCGTAAGGTGGATGGGGTTGTGCTGGCGAGAACGAATGTGGATGACCTGGCTATTAAATTTCTTAAGGAAAAAGGAATTCCTTTTCTTACGATAGGAAGTTATGATGACAATGAAGTAATTCAAATTGACCATGATCATCGATCGGCCTGCGAAGAACTGACTTCTATGTTGCTTCTTAAGGGGTATCAGAGAGTTGGGCTAATTGGCGGCAGCAGGAAGTTGATTGTAAATCTAAATCGTTACCAAGGCTATGCGGATGCGCTGACCAAGGTTGGCAAAGTACCTAATTCCAGTTTGATTTATATGGATGTGGAGAACTATGTGGCGGCAGAAATCGCTGTAGAAGAGTTGCTTCGCAAAGAAGTGGAATGCATTCTTTGCATGGACGATGCGATTTGTCTCTATGTTCTTAATAAATTGCATAAGGAGATGATAGAGGTGCCTCGCCATATGAAGGTGAGCTCCTTTTATAATAGCAATTTGCTGGAAAGCCATATTCCCGCGGTTAGTTCTATTGAATTTGATGCCAGAGAGCTTGGGAGGAATGCCGGGAAAATATTGATCGATTATATGGAAGGCAAGGCGGTCGAGACGAAGAATCTGCTAGGTTATGAGATTGGCTTAAAGGAATCAACGAAGAGTAATTAA
- a CDS encoding cupin domain-containing protein, producing MDFNTDESSDYSGFASEASSIFVTNLALDAINNNLFFATKWTSRNIQFALMSVLVRSETGLDMHQNSDRFFYVTQGSGLVTMGNWQECLNFQALVHTGFGIFIPAGAWYNVVNVGQVDLKMVTVYAPTFHSYNTTYTTKEEWLSHHEP from the coding sequence ATGGATTTTAACACGGATGAATCCTCCGACTATTCCGGCTTTGCGAGCGAGGCATCTAGTATCTTTGTAACTAACTTGGCATTAGATGCCATAAATAACAATCTCTTCTTTGCTACAAAGTGGACCAGCAGGAATATACAATTTGCACTCATGTCTGTTCTTGTCCGTTCTGAAACCGGATTGGATATGCATCAAAACTCAGATCGGTTTTTTTATGTTACTCAGGGCAGTGGGCTGGTAACTATGGGCAACTGGCAGGAATGCCTTAATTTTCAAGCACTTGTGCATACCGGTTTCGGAATATTTATCCCTGCAGGAGCCTGGTATAACGTAGTAAACGTAGGACAGGTGGATTTGAAAATGGTTACGGTGTATGCCCCTACTTTTCATTCCTATAATACCACATACACAACGAAAGAAGAATGGCTTTCACACCATGAACCTTAA
- a CDS encoding cupin domain-containing protein: MTNTNFFTAHWTGLYMQLGLMTIPVNGNAGVDMRINTDQSYYIEQGTALVMMGTSQEHLNFQAQAHTGFSILVPSRTWHDIFNIGNVDLKMSLTIAPPFLPYNTNFERTEDWIPTRYY, encoded by the coding sequence ATGACCAATACCAACTTTTTTACTGCCCATTGGACTGGTCTCTATATGCAGCTGGGGCTTATGACAATTCCGGTCAATGGTAACGCAGGAGTAGATATGCGTATAAATACAGATCAGTCTTATTACATTGAGCAGGGAACTGCTTTAGTTATGATGGGTACGAGTCAGGAACACCTTAATTTTCAAGCTCAAGCTCATACCGGATTTTCTATATTGGTCCCATCCAGAACCTGGCACGATATTTTTAATATCGGGAATGTTGATTTGAAAATGTCCCTGACCATTGCACCCCCATTTCTTCCATACAATACTAATTTTGAAAGAACCGAGGATTGGATACCTACAAGATATTATTGA
- a CDS encoding DUF3298 and DUF4163 domain-containing protein, with the protein MQNIYRKSLEATMYYDDIPVLKYKIYYPCIVSRSESAKNINNFYYLNAKASEDYCRTVLYQMARENAKDSTDRPFNNYEFMVDFTVTYNQCCIISLYMDTYTYTGGAHGNTIRKSNTWNLKTGKLMQLGDVYPLTPDSLIDLQECIQQQISERLQGDPGIYFDNYKFLLRDNFNASNFFLQPLNGIIYYQQYDIAPYSTGIPEFYFPICNVC; encoded by the coding sequence ATGCAAAATATTTATCGAAAATCTCTTGAAGCTACTATGTATTATGATGATATACCTGTATTAAAATATAAAATTTATTATCCGTGCATTGTATCCAGATCAGAATCCGCAAAAAACATAAATAATTTTTATTATCTCAATGCAAAAGCCAGTGAAGATTATTGCCGCACGGTCTTATACCAAATGGCTCGAGAAAATGCAAAGGATTCCACAGATAGACCATTCAATAACTATGAATTTATGGTTGATTTTACAGTAACATATAATCAGTGCTGCATTATTAGTCTCTATATGGACACTTACACTTATACCGGCGGTGCACACGGCAATACAATACGTAAATCGAATACATGGAATCTTAAAACCGGAAAATTAATGCAACTGGGCGATGTATATCCCCTCACACCGGACTCTTTGATCGATTTGCAAGAATGCATTCAGCAACAGATATCAGAAAGATTACAGGGAGATCCAGGCATATACTTCGATAATTATAAATTTTTATTGAGGGATAACTTTAATGCAAGTAACTTTTTCTTGCAGCCCTTGAATGGCATTATTTATTACCAACAGTATGATATTGCTCCATATTCAACCGGTATACCGGAATTTTATTTCCCTATATGCAATGTCTGTTGA